TCGGTAGTTTCTCCTTTTCTTGCTAATTCATATAAACGTACACCTTCTTTTTTTATCGCTGAAAAAATAGGTGGTTTTTGCTGAATTACTCCTGTAAATTGTTTGGTTGTTTCATTAATTAATTCTTCGGTAATATGTTCCGTAGAAAAAGTTTCATTTATTTCGGTTTCCAAATCATAACTAGGCGTTGTTCCTCCTAAAGTAATTGTTCCCGTGTATTCTTTTATTTGTCCTTGATATTCATCAATAATTTTGGTTTTTTTACCTGTACAAAGTATCAATAACCCAGTTGCCAAGGGATCTAAAGTTCCAGCATGCCCAACTTTAATTTTTTTGATGTTAAATCGTTGTCTTATTTCCCAACGCAATTTGTTAACCACTTGAAAAGAAGTCCATTCTAAGGGTTTATCAATTAATAAAACTTGTCCGTTTTTATAATCTTCTTCAGTTTTCATAATTTAATTTAATAAAGAGTATCCTATAGCTATTAATCCTACAACAGCACAGTAAATTGAAAAATAAGATAATTTGCTTTTTTTAACTAAAGCAATCATCCAGTTACAGGCAACTAAACCTGAAAGAAAAGCAGCAATAAAACCTGCTGATATTGGTATGATTTCTGAAGATTGAAAATTAATATCTCCACCTAAAAAATCTTTTGCTATTTTTCCGAAGATAAGAGGAACGACCATTAAAAATGAAAATCGTGCTGCTTTACTACGGTCAATTCCTAATAAAACAGAAGTAGAAATAGTAGCTCCAGAGCGTGAAATTCCTGGTAACATTGCAATAGCTTGAGAAATTCCAATAATTAATGAATTATTAAAAGAAACTTCTTTGTTAGTGTTTTTAGCTTTATCAGCAAATAATAATAAACCTGCTGTAATTAATAACATAATTCCTACTAATAATATTTTTCCACCGAAAAAAGATTCTAATTGTTTTTCAAAAGCTAATCCAATAATTACTGCAGGAAGCATCGAAATTATAATTTTTACTGAAAACTTCATTTCTTCATTCCATTTAAATTGGAACAATCCTTTGAAAATTTCAGCAACTTCTTTTCTAAAAACAACCAAAGTACTTAATGCGGTTGCAAAATGTAAAACAACGGTAAAAGTTAAACTTTCTTCGGGAACAGAGGTATCTCCTAAAATTGCTTTTGCCAATTCTAAATGACCACTAGATGATACAGGTAAAAACTCGGTAAGTCCTTGAATAATTCCAAGGATAATTGCTTCTAATAAATTCACGCTTATTTTTTTGGATTGGCTAAAATAGCATAAATTTCGATTCCTAAACCGATAATAACCAAGGTTGGTGCTAAACGAATTCTGCGCCAGCTATAAATTTCTTCATTAAAAATAGTTGGGTCATCGCTTCCGCCACCTGCCATTAAAATAAAGCCTAGTGCAATAACCGCTAAACCTATTAACATAATGATATAATTTTGTTTACCAAATAAAAATTCTTGTTTTGAGGTAGTGTCTTTTTTCATAAAAATTTTAGTAATACAAATCGTTTGTTTGTAAGTTTAAAAAACGTTGTGTTGCAAAAAAGGTACTGATAGCGGTAATAAAAAAAGCTGTAAATAAAACACCTCCAGTTAAATAGGTTATTGAGGTGTAATCAGTTAATAGTTCTAAAGTAGGAATGTTTTTATCTATATAATAAATTACAATAGCTAATCCACATAAAGAAATAACAGCCCCTAAAAGTCCTAGTTTTATACTTTTCCAAATAAAAGGTCTACGGATAAAACCTTTAGTTGCACCTACCATTTGCATTGTTTTAATATTAAATCGTTTAGAATAAATAGATAATCTGATTGAACTATTGATTAATAGAATAACCATTAATCCGAAGAAGCCACTTAAAACTAATAACCAAAAACTGATTCGTTGAATGTTTTCAGTTAGTAACCTAACTAAAGGTTTATCGTAATTTACTTCTGCAACAAAATCGTTTTTATCAAAAGATTTTTTAATAATATCCATTTTTTCAGGAGTTACAAAATCGGCTTTTAAATAAATATCAACACCATTTTTAAGAGGATTATCTCCTAAGAATTTTAAAAAATCTTCTCCTAAATCTTCTTTATAGGTTTTTGCAGCTTCTGCTTTAGAAATATAAATTGCTTTATTTGTATAGCTTTCTTTTTCAAGAGATGCTTTAAATTTTTGGCGTTGTGTTTTGGTTACATCATCATTTAAAAATAGCGTCATTACTACTTTTTCTTTAAAATGATTAGCAACTTTAGTTGATTTAAGTATAACTAATCCTAAAAATCCCATCATAAAAAGTACCAAAGCAATGCTTATTACTACAGAAATGTAAGAGGATTGTAGGCGGCGTTTTTGAAAAGAGTCAAAAGATTTAGACATTATTAAGTAGTAGTTTTAGATACTGCAAGATACAAATATTTACGAAATTCAAAATGAATGTATTACTCGATTTCTTGGCATAATTCAATTAAAACACCATTTGTTGTTTTAGGATGTAAAAAAGCTACTAATTTATTATCAGCTCCTTTTTTTGGTGTTTTATTAAGTACTGTAAAACCTTCTTTTTGTAAGCGTTTTATTTCTGATTTTATATCGGTAACGGCAAAAGCAATATGATGTATACCTTCACCTTTTTTTGCTATAAATTTAGCAATAGGACTTTCGGGATTTGTGGCTTCTAAAAGTTCAATTTTATTTTCTCCTGATTTAAAAAAAGAAGTTTTAACGGCTTCACTAGCTACTTCTTCCGTTTTATAATGTGGTTTTCCAAAAAGTGAAGCAAATAATTCATTTGATTTTTCTAAATCTTTTACCGCAATTCCAATATGTTCTATGTTGTTCATCTGATAAATATAAAAAATATTAAGGAGATTATCCTTTTTAGAATACTGTTTCCTTATTCTGATAAATAAAATAATAAAAAAACTGTTATTCGTTTTTATTCAAACATTGAGTATAAAACAAATGTAAATAAGACAGGGTATTCTCTTCGTTGCTAAGGGTGTTTTTCTCTATTTTTTTATTTAAAATATTGATTTACTTATATGTTGATAAAAAAAATATTTTTGAAAGAAACAAGAGTGTATATTTGATTATAATTAAACCAAATTTAGCGTATCATGGAAGAAAAAAATATTTCTGAAAAAATCAGAGAAGAAAAACAAACTGTTTTTTCGTATAAAGACGAAGGAAGAACTAAAGAAATGCTTAATTATACCGAAATTATTGATGTATTAAAGCTTTATGATGTTACTAGAATATCACCTATTGAAAAAGCTTTAGGTTACGAAGACTCTCGTATTAACACATTCAATTTTGTACAGTTTAAAAAGTATTTAGGACGTATTGAAAATTTAAGTAAAAAAGCTGGTATTGAAATTACTGGTATTAGTTTTATTGCTACTGCAAAGCAAATAGATAATACAAACGATAAAGGCTATGGATGTTTAATTTATCTTCCGTCAACTACAGTTAATGGAGAACAAGTATTATTTGATCCTGAGCAAAGTGTTAAACAAAGAAAATTAGTAACCTTTAAAGAAATGTTAGCAAAACATGGCTATAATTGGATTTATGACTCAAAAGAATCTTATAGTAAAGGTAAAAGAAGAGATTACAATTACAAAATAGAGTTAGAACAGAGTGTATTAAGGAGAGCAGCTCAAGGTGATGAAAGTGGTGCAGGAAATTTAACTCATATTAAACCACCATATTTAGATCAAGGAGAAAAATAGTATTCTTTTGTTTTTTAGATGTACTTTAATTAAAACAATTATTATATAATGTTCCAACATTTGTCTCTCTTTTTTCAGATTATAACAGCAGTTATTTGTTTGTTTTTATATGAAAAATATAAAGATCAAGGTTTTTATATTTATCTTTTGATCTTACTTGTTTTTACTGCAATAATTGAGGTGGTTGGAACATATCTTCTTTACACAGATATTGGAAGTTATTTTCTATCTTACTTTTTTGTTTTTTTTCAAAATACATTATTAATTCTGATATTTAAGGAGTTATTGAGGAAAAAAAGTGTCGTTTATCTTTTGTATTTTCTATTTTTAATTTTTTGGGTAATTTATTTTAATGATATGAATGAAGTTTATCTAATTATTATTTTAGGTGCAACAAATAGTGCAATATTTCCTTTTATATACCTTAAAGAACTTTTAATGTCAGATGAAATAATAAACTATAAGAAACTATTGCCTTTTTGGGTTTCAGTCGGTTTTTTAATTTTTTATTTACCTTCGATTCCTTTTTTTAGTATGTTAAATTATATGCATAGTAGAGGGTTATTTTTCATCTTGAATATACTTGTAATATTGATGAATATATTTATAATTTACGGTTTACTATGCAGCAAGAAAGAGAAATATTAATAATAACCACTTTAATAATCATCGTAATTGTTGGTTTTTTAGTGATTTTATTTACAGTGTTTCAGCGTCGTAAAAACAAGTTGTTAGAAGAAAGAGATATTGCTAAAAAATATTTTGAAACGGCAATTACAGAAACACAAATAGAAATAAGAGAAGAAACCTTACGTGGTATTAGTTGGGAATTACACGATAATATAGGACAACTTTTAACATTAGCAAAAATACAATTACAATATGCATCGCCTGGTAATATTGATGACATAAAAGAAACAATTACTAAAAGTTTAGTAGAAATAAGAGCACTTTCAAAATCAATAAATCCAGAATTTATAAATAGCATTAACTTTACAGTTGCTTTACAGTTAGAAATTGACCGTTTTAATAGGTTAAATTATATAACAGCTAGTTTAACTATTATCGGTGAAAAAATAGATTTAGATCAAAAATCAGGAATCATTATTTTTAGAATTTTACAAGAATTTTTTTCGAATACAATTAAACATGCAAAAGCTACAAATTTAGATGTAACAATTAAGTATAGTGAAAATGAGGTAGAAATTACAGCTAAAGATGATGGTGTAGGTTTTATTTTAGGTGAGGTAAAAATAAATGGTATTGGTCTAGGGAATATAAAAAATAGAGCAAAATTAATAGGTGCCAAAGCTAATTTAACATCAATACCAACAAAAGGTACTACCTTAGTCATTAATTATTTTTTTAATACAGAAGAACTTATCAACTAACCTACTAAAAAAAACCTTAATAAATATGACATATTCAGTTGTTGTTGTTGACGACCACACGCTTTTATCTCAAGCCATTGAAGGAATGGTAAATTCATTTGATAAATTTAAAGTACTATACACCAGTAAAAATGGACAAGAATTAGTCGATAAATTTAAAATATCAGCTAAAAATGTACCCGATATTGTTTTAATGGATGTTAATATGCCAGTAATGAATGGTATTGAAGCTACAGAATGGGTTTCAGAAAATTTTCCAGCAGTAAATGTAATGGCTTTATCAGTTGAAGATGCTGAAAATACCATGTTAAAAATGTTGAAAGTGGGTGCTGTTGGTTATTTATTAAAAGATACCGAAAAAAATGTTTTAGAAAAAGCACTACTTGAAGTGATGGATAATGGCTTTTATCATACAAGAAATGTAACTACATTATTATTAAATTCTATTTCAGGAAAAAACGAAAAAGAAAATGTCAACTTCAAGTGTAATGAAATGATATTCATGAAGTTAGCTTGTTCTGAATTGACTTATAAAGAAATTGCAGACAAGATGTTTTTAAGCCCTAAAACGATAGATGGTTATCGTGATAGTTTGTTTACAAAGTTAAATGTAAGAAATAGAGTAGGGTTAGTAATATATGCAGTGAAAAATAAAATTTACACTCCGTAATTTTATCCTTAAATTTGCAGCATGGAAGAAACTAACAGACAACGAAAAATTGCAGGAGTATTGCAACTAGATTTGGTAGACGTTTTACAACGTGCTGCACAAGATGGAATGAAGGGAGTAATTATATCGGTATCTAAAGTTTCGGTTACTGCCGATTTAGGAGTCGCTAAAATATATTTAAGCGTTTTTCCTTCGGATAAAAGAGATGAAATTGTAGAAGGTGTAATTTCTAATACGCCGTTAATTCGTCGTGAATTAGCAAAACGTACAAGAAATCAATTAAGAAGAATGCCAGAATTATTGTTTTTTGGAGATGATAGTCTTGATTATATTGAAGATATTGATAAGTCTTTAAAAGGTGAAGATGTAGATCCTATTCAAAATCCTGATGTATTGCCACGTCGTCAAAAACGTTAATAAATTTTCTTTACATTGCTAATTAAAATTTATTAAAATTTTGAAATTTTCTTTATACATCGCTAAAAGATACCTGTTTTCTAAAACAAGCACAAACGCCATAAATATTATTACATTTATTGCGGTTTTTAGCGTTGTTGTAGGGGCTTTGGCATTATTTGTTATTTTATCGGGTTTTTCAGGATTAAGAACTTTTAGTGATTCTTTATTGAATGCCTCTGATCCTGATATCAAAATAACGACAGTAAGAGGAAAATCTTTTGAATATTCTGATGATGTTCATCAGAAATTAATAAAAGATACTGAAATAAAGACAATTTCAAAAGTAATAGAAGAACGTGTCTTTTTAAAATATAAAGATAAAACACATATTGCTTATATTAAAGGAGTAGATGCTAGTTATAAAGGTATTATTCCTGTAGATTCACTATTAACTGTTGGTACTTGGGTCGATCCTGAGTTTAAAAATACCGCAGTTATTGGCTACGGAATTTCATATAAATTATCGTTAGGAGTTTTAAATTTTGGCGCACCATTACAAATTATGGTTCCAAAGCCAGGAAAAGGATTTGTAAATGCCAATAATGCTTATGTATCTGTTGATACGCAAGTAATAGGAGCGTATTCAGGATCTGAAGAATTTCAAAATAAATATGTTTTTACAGAATTATCTTTAGCGCAAGAGTTGTTAAATTATACTGAAAATCAGATTTCAGGAATCGAACTAAAACTACAACCAACTGTTGATTTAGATGATTTTCAAGAGCAATTACAACAGCGTTTAGGAGCTAATTTTGAAGTTAAAACAAGAGCGCAATTAAATGCGTTGTACTATAAAGTAATTAATACCGAAAATTTTATTTCTTATTTAATTTTTACATTGATAATAGCGATAGCCTTGTTTAATGTGATAGGTTCTATTATAATGATGATTATTGATAAGCGTCAAAACTTAAAAACTTTGTATAATTTAGGTGCTAGTATTGAGGAGATAAAAAAGATATTCATTCTACAAGGATTTTTATTAACCATTGTAGGAATGATTGTAGGAATCGTTTTGGGAGTTTTATTAGTGTTAATTCAGCAACGTTATGAGTTATTTATGATAACTCAAAATTTAGCATATCCAGTAGAATTCAGATGGATAAATTTATTGGTTGTAATTCTTACCATTTCAATACTTGGTTATATTGCCGCTAAAATAGCTAGTTCAAGAATATCGAAAACGTTTATCGAAAAATAAAATTTTCATAATATTTTAAATTTTAGTTTAGTAAGTTAAGGTTTTTTATTTTCTAAGCGATTTTTTAGGTACTATATAGCTTGCTGAATATTTTAGGTTTTTTTTTAGTTATCTTGAAGTTATTAAACGCTTCTTGATACCATTTTGAATCAGCAGAAAAAGTATCATAAAATTCTACTACAGCAGGAACATAAAACCCTCCATCAATACAAGGTTGAATTCCTGTTATTCCTACTCCAAGTTTTTTAACTCTGTTTAATACTATTTGAAAATCTGATTCTGAGAAATAATATATCCATTCAGAGTCAAATCCATCATTTATATTTTCAAGTTCCTTAAACACATTGGTTTTTAAATATTCATCTTCTTTTATTTGGTCTTCTTTGCTATAATTTTTGAATTTTAGCATTGCCTTTTCTAAGGTTTTTAACTTAGCTTTCTTTTTAGGATTACCAATCACAATTTTAATTTTTTAGTTAATATTATTTTAATAGTAGATTCGTACTAGTAATTTTTTAAGAGTCAGTGAATTCCCAATCAACATCTCCTAAATCTATTTTTTTATGCATTTCGAACTCAAGACTAGAGATTCCTGCAAAATAATTAGAGACTTTAAAACTTAAACCAGTCAATGTTCCTGCTTCTATATTTAATTTAGAACATCTTTCAATTTCATTTTTAATATTTAAATACTGTTCATCACTTAATATTATTTCTATCTTTTTCATTAAAATTTATTTTTAAATGATTATAATTTAGTTTGATTTTTAGGTAGTTAATAAAAACATAAATAAATAAAAAATCCTCACATATTTTTGAAATAGGGGAGGATTGATAGTTTCTCTTTTTGATTTTTATTTTCTGAGTTTTCTCTGCTGTTTTCTTTCTAATTTTCGTTTTCTTTTAGCAGCTTTTTTTTGTTTTTTTAAATACTGATGATGTGCATTTACGGTCTTATTATTAATACGCCCTGTTACTTGAACATCATAGCCAAGAGATTTTAATTTCTCTTGATATTTTTTCATTTTGATTTTATCTTGTTCACATTTTACAAGTTCTTTTTTTGATTTTTCTTGCTTAACTTTTGAACATTTAACCTCTTTCCATTCAATTTTTTTGTCATACTCAAAACATCGCTCGTAGCATATTCCTGGTTTTGCGTTTCGAGGTAAATTAGAATTTTGAGCTTTTACTTGCGTATTGAATGCTAAAAAAGCGAGTATTGTAATTATAAATTGCAATTTTTTCATTTTTCTTAAAGATATAAATTTATTCTAAATTAGTACATAAAAGCGAAGTAAATACAGAAATTAAGGAAGCTTGTAAAATGTGCAAACACACAGATTCGCCCCTACGATTATTAATGTAGGGGCAGACCTATGTGTCTGCCCCTTTTTGATTTATTACCTAATATCAGGAATAATCATATTTCCAAATTTTGCTTCAACTTCATCAAAAGCTTTGAAAACATCTTCTGGAGCATCCGAAGTTACCATTTTCATTCTATATTCTTTAAAATGTGGAATTCCTTTAAAATAATTGGTGTAATGTCTTCTTGTTTCAAAAACGCCTAAAACAGGTCCTTTCCAATCGATAGCCATTTGTAAATGTCTACGAGCCATTTCTACACGTTGTGCAATTGTTGGCTTTGCTAAATATTCACCTGTTTTAAAATAGTGTTTTATTTCGTTAAAAAACCAAGGATATCCAATAGAAGCTCTACCAATCATACAGCCGTCTAAACCATATACATCACGCATTCTCATGGCTTTTTCAGGTGTATCAACATCACCATTTCCAAAAACAGGAATGTGCATTCTTGGGTTGTTTTTTACTTCTGCAATTGGTGCCCAATTTGCTTCGCCTTTATACATTTGCGCACGTGTTCTTCCGTGGATAGAAATTGCAGCACAGCCAACATCTTGTAAACGTTCGGCAACTTCTACAATTTTAATAGAATCTTCATCCCAACCTAAACGAGTTTTAACTGTTACAGGTAAATTCGTATGTTTTACCATTGCTTCGGTTAGTGAAACCATTAAGTCGATATCTTTTAAAATACCTGCACCAGCTCCTTTAGAAACCACTTTTTTAACAGGACATCCAAAATTGATATCAATAATATCAGGGTTTGATTTTTCAACAATTTCTACAGATTGTAGCATTGAATCTAAATTTGCTCCAAATATTTGAATCCCGACAGGGCGTTCTTTTTCGTAAATATCTAATTTCATTACGCTTTTTGCGGCATCACGAATTAATCCTTCCGAAGAAATAAATTCAGTATAAACCACATCGGCACCATTTTCTTTGCATAAAGCTCTAAAAGGTGGGTCACTCACATCTTCCATTGGCGCTAATAATAGCGGAAAATCAGGAAGTTCTATATTTCCAATTTTAATCAAAATTCTATAATTGTATTTTATGTTCTATTTTATCAAATAAACGATTATTAGTTACCTAATTCGGTTATTTTTTTCTCGTATAATTTTTTACTTTCAGTAACTGCAACATTAAGTTCTTGCATTATACCATCAACTCTTTGTTCAATGCTTTTCATTTGTCCGTTAATAGAATCGAATGAATTAAGTGCAGCAGCAACTTCTAAAGCTTTTACAATTTCAACAGCATCAGTATGCAAAAGTCTTAATTTTTGTATTGCTTTTGATGTATTATTTAGCGTTGTATTATAGTTCTTTTTTGCTTTATTAATTGCTGATAAAAGAGTTGTTTTGGTTGCAACATCGCTCAAACTATTGGTTTGAGTTTCCATAGCGGTAAATAAATTAGAAGCTTTTGCTTTTAAATCTTCAAATTCTTTATTAAGGTTATTTACTTTTCTATTGACTTTTTCCCAATCGCCATAAACTCGGGCAAATTCTTTATCTTCATTTTTGGCATCTTCTAAAGCTAATTTTAATGCTCCTAAAGAATTTAAACCTTTGGTTATTTTTTTGTTAGCGGTTTCTTTTTTGTTTTCGAAAGTTGAAACTTGAGATTTGAATTTCTCTTTTAAACGGATTAAATCTTCAGGGCTTCTGTCTTTCCAACAAGAAGTTAATAATAAAAGTAATCCAACAAATAGTACTGTTTTTTTTAACATATATGAACTGTTAATCATTTAATTGATGCAAATATACAATGAAGATATAAAAATGTACGGTTTCCTATTTATAAAATGTGCTAATTCATTTATTCTGTGGTGTTTTAAACAGTAAAAGGTGTTTTATAAACTAAAAATTCTCTTTTTATT
The Tenacibaculum pacificus DNA segment above includes these coding regions:
- a CDS encoding response regulator transcription factor; translated protein: MTYSVVVVDDHTLLSQAIEGMVNSFDKFKVLYTSKNGQELVDKFKISAKNVPDIVLMDVNMPVMNGIEATEWVSENFPAVNVMALSVEDAENTMLKMLKVGAVGYLLKDTEKNVLEKALLEVMDNGFYHTRNVTTLLLNSISGKNEKENVNFKCNEMIFMKLACSELTYKEIADKMFLSPKTIDGYRDSLFTKLNVRNRVGLVIYAVKNKIYTP
- the mce gene encoding methylmalonyl-CoA epimerase, yielding MNNIEHIGIAVKDLEKSNELFASLFGKPHYKTEEVASEAVKTSFFKSGENKIELLEATNPESPIAKFIAKKGEGIHHIAFAVTDIKSEIKRLQKEGFTVLNKTPKKGADNKLVAFLHPKTTNGVLIELCQEIE
- the dusB gene encoding tRNA dihydrouridine synthase DusB, whose amino-acid sequence is MIKIGNIELPDFPLLLAPMEDVSDPPFRALCKENGADVVYTEFISSEGLIRDAAKSVMKLDIYEKERPVGIQIFGANLDSMLQSVEIVEKSNPDIIDINFGCPVKKVVSKGAGAGILKDIDLMVSLTEAMVKHTNLPVTVKTRLGWDEDSIKIVEVAERLQDVGCAAISIHGRTRAQMYKGEANWAPIAEVKNNPRMHIPVFGNGDVDTPEKAMRMRDVYGLDGCMIGRASIGYPWFFNEIKHYFKTGEYLAKPTIAQRVEMARRHLQMAIDWKGPVLGVFETRRHYTNYFKGIPHFKEYRMKMVTSDAPEDVFKAFDEVEAKFGNMIIPDIR
- a CDS encoding DUF3098 domain-containing protein translates to MKKDTTSKQEFLFGKQNYIIMLIGLAVIALGFILMAGGGSDDPTIFNEEIYSWRRIRLAPTLVIIGLGIEIYAILANPKK
- the truB gene encoding tRNA pseudouridine(55) synthase TruB, translated to MKTEEDYKNGQVLLIDKPLEWTSFQVVNKLRWEIRQRFNIKKIKVGHAGTLDPLATGLLILCTGKKTKIIDEYQGQIKEYTGTITLGGTTPSYDLETEINETFSTEHITEELINETTKQFTGVIQQKPPIFSAIKKEGVRLYELARKGETTEIKTREVTIPVFEITKIDGNNLDFRVVCSKGTYIRSLAYDFGIALNSGAHLSKLRRTKIGDFHVDNALSVDEFIKTLKLE
- the rbfA gene encoding 30S ribosome-binding factor RbfA, translated to MEETNRQRKIAGVLQLDLVDVLQRAAQDGMKGVIISVSKVSVTADLGVAKIYLSVFPSDKRDEIVEGVISNTPLIRRELAKRTRNQLRRMPELLFFGDDSLDYIEDIDKSLKGEDVDPIQNPDVLPRRQKR
- a CDS encoding ABC transporter permease — encoded protein: MKFSLYIAKRYLFSKTSTNAINIITFIAVFSVVVGALALFVILSGFSGLRTFSDSLLNASDPDIKITTVRGKSFEYSDDVHQKLIKDTEIKTISKVIEERVFLKYKDKTHIAYIKGVDASYKGIIPVDSLLTVGTWVDPEFKNTAVIGYGISYKLSLGVLNFGAPLQIMVPKPGKGFVNANNAYVSVDTQVIGAYSGSEEFQNKYVFTELSLAQELLNYTENQISGIELKLQPTVDLDDFQEQLQQRLGANFEVKTRAQLNALYYKVINTENFISYLIFTLIIAIALFNVIGSIIMMIIDKRQNLKTLYNLGASIEEIKKIFILQGFLLTIVGMIVGIVLGVLLVLIQQRYELFMITQNLAYPVEFRWINLLVVILTISILGYIAAKIASSRISKTFIEK
- a CDS encoding cell division protein FtsX; amino-acid sequence: MSKSFDSFQKRRLQSSYISVVISIALVLFMMGFLGLVILKSTKVANHFKEKVVMTLFLNDDVTKTQRQKFKASLEKESYTNKAIYISKAEAAKTYKEDLGEDFLKFLGDNPLKNGVDIYLKADFVTPEKMDIIKKSFDKNDFVAEVNYDKPLVRLLTENIQRISFWLLVLSGFFGLMVILLINSSIRLSIYSKRFNIKTMQMVGATKGFIRRPFIWKSIKLGLLGAVISLCGLAIVIYYIDKNIPTLELLTDYTSITYLTGGVLFTAFFITAISTFFATQRFLNLQTNDLYY
- a CDS encoding sensor histidine kinase, with translation MQQEREILIITTLIIIVIVGFLVILFTVFQRRKNKLLEERDIAKKYFETAITETQIEIREETLRGISWELHDNIGQLLTLAKIQLQYASPGNIDDIKETITKSLVEIRALSKSINPEFINSINFTVALQLEIDRFNRLNYITASLTIIGEKIDLDQKSGIIIFRILQEFFSNTIKHAKATNLDVTIKYSENEVEITAKDDGVGFILGEVKINGIGLGNIKNRAKLIGAKANLTSIPTKGTTLVINYFFNTEELIN
- a CDS encoding undecaprenyl-diphosphate phosphatase, coding for MNLLEAIILGIIQGLTEFLPVSSSGHLELAKAILGDTSVPEESLTFTVVLHFATALSTLVVFRKEVAEIFKGLFQFKWNEEMKFSVKIIISMLPAVIIGLAFEKQLESFFGGKILLVGIMLLITAGLLLFADKAKNTNKEVSFNNSLIIGISQAIAMLPGISRSGATISTSVLLGIDRSKAARFSFLMVVPLIFGKIAKDFLGGDINFQSSEIIPISAGFIAAFLSGLVACNWMIALVKKSKLSYFSIYCAVVGLIAIGYSLLN